The Niabella beijingensis genomic interval CACGGCAATGTTGCCTTCCAGTAACTGAACATCCGGGTCTTTTCCTAAATTTCCAATCAACATAACTCTATTAACGCCTCTCATAACTATATATTTTTCCTAATTTTTGTTTACGAAGGTTATTGCAACTTTCACCGGCTTTATTAAACACCAATGATCCGGGTGGTGCTAAAACCCAACTAAAATTAATTTTTTTGAACGGATAAACAAAATTAAGAAGCAGAAATCAGAAATTGTCAAGATAACGTGTAATGGTCTTTGGAAAAGGTAATGTTTGGAGCAGGTCCTTTTTCACCCATCGGTAATCATTAAAACCGGTTCCTTTTGCCCGAAGCCGGCAGGAAACAAAGACCGATTTTATCAATTGATGACTCAGTTTCTGGGTAAAAACGGGGCTGATCGCGGCGGCAGCTCCTTTTTCAAGCCATCCGTTTTTGACCGCTGCCCGGAGCAGTGCTTCCGGAGTCATTTCAGCGGCAGCTTCGATCAGCGGAAATTCGTAGAGGTGCTGCCAGATATCCCTGTTCAGCCGCTCCCTTACCGGAAACGTATTCCTGTGGGCCGGAAGGAAAAAATAAAAATACCGCGTGCGTACTGCCGTTTTTTTCACCTTGACCGGCAGCAGGTTGACAAGCTCTTTTTTGTAAGCAACACATACCGTATTAAAAGGGCATTGTTCGCATTCCGGAGCTGCAGGCTTGCAAACCACTGCACCAAAGTCCATAATTGCCTGGTTGTAAATCCCGGGATTTTTTTTATCGAGCAGTTGGTTCGCCAGGGTGGTGAACTGTTTTTTACCTGCCGTGGTATCAATGGGCTCGCGGATGCCAAAGATCCGGGCCAGCACCCGGAAGACATTGCCATCGATAACGGCATGGGGAAGCCGGAAGGCAAAGGAGGCGATCGCAGCCGCCGTGTAAGGGCCGATGCCCTTTAACTTCAGGATCTCTTCGTAGGTGTCCGGGAATCGGCCATTTCGTTCAAAACTGATCTTGCGGGCTGTGAGGATCAGGTTTTTGCACCGGGAATAATAACCCAGACCTTCCCAGAGTTTGAACACTTCCTGGTCTTCCGCACGGGCAAGATCATCAACGGAAGGGAACCGGGTAATGAAATTTTCGTAATACTTTAGGCCCTGATCTACACGTGTCTGCTGTAAAATAATCTCGCTCAACCAGATTTTATAAGGGTCCCGGATCCCTTTCCAGGGCATGATTCTTTTATTTTCGGTCCGGTTCCAGAAAAGCAGGGTCTGTGAAAAGTGACTATGAATCAATTTTTTATGAATTAAAAAGCGGAAATTTTCAATTAAATGTCGTAAATTACCCTAAAATTCTTCAATTTTATAAAATTTGGATTAATAATTGATTGTAAACTATTTATTAAAGTTTTGCACACTTATTGCTGTAACTTTATACGGCAATAATCATTAAACTATTTTAATATCAGGAACTATGCGAAAAGCAGACTTAGTAAATAAGATCTCCGACAAAACGGGTATCCCCAAGGTCGACGTACTTGTTACATTGGAAACGATGTTCAAGGAAGTTAAAGATACCTTAGCCTCTGGTGAAAATATTTATATCAGAGGGTTTGGCAGTTTTATCACCAAAAAACGAGCTGCTAAAATCGGCAGGAACATAAAAAAGAATGTAGCTGTTCATATACCTGAGCACTATATCCCCGCTTTTAAGCCCGCGAAAGAGTTCACTGCCGAAGTTAAAAAACTCGTTGAACCGAAACCTGACGCAGGTCCGGGCGAAGACGCTGATGATTAGAATTGTTGAAAAAAACTTCGTTTTGTAGCGGATTGCTGTTACCTTTGCCGTCCAATTAAGGACATTTGAAGAAGCCTCAGATAATAACCATTGTTGTGGCGGCGGTAGCGGTAGTGTTGCTGCTGGCTTTTGGCCGCACCACACCCAGACCCGGAGCCAAGCAGGCTTCCGGCGAAGCTGTGCAGGAGCAGGCTGCGGGTGATCATGATCATGCCAACGAGGCCGGTTCTTTTTCAATTGACACCATCCTTGCATTATCAAAAAAAGAGCTGCCTGCAGATCAGGTGTTACGGCTGGATCTGCTGGAGCAAAGTATTACCCGGGGAGATGTGAAAAAGCAGCAACTTGATGTGTATCATCAACTTGCACATTTCTGGAGGGATACGGCCAAAGCTTTCATACCCTATGCATGGTACACCGCCGAATCTGCGCGGTTGGAAAATTCCGAAAAAAGCCTCAACTTTGCAGCCCAAATATTCCTGAACCAGTTGCCCCAGGTCGAAAATGAGCAGACACGTCATTGGATGGCCGAACAGGCAAAGGACCTGTTTGAGAAGACATTGTCCGTAAATCCGGCAAATGATTCTGCTCAGGTTGGTTTGGGAGCTACCTTCCTTTACGGAGGATTGGGTACTCCTATGGAGGGTATCGGAAAAATAAGAGCTGTTGTAGAAAAAGACAGTACCAACGTTTATGCGCAAATGACCCTGGCCACAGCTTCCCTTATGAGTGGTCAGAAACAGAAAGCGCAGGAACGGCTGGAGACCGTTTTAAGACTGCAGCCGCAGAACATCCAGGCAACCCTGATGCTTGGGGATCTGTATGAAAAGGATGGGAATAAGGATCAGGCAGTGCAATGGTATTCCAAAGCATTGAAGCTGGTTCAACGAGCGGATATTAAAGCTGAACTGGAAAAGCGAATAGACGCATTAAAGAAATAAAAATATTTAAGTTCATTTTTAAAAAATTTATTGAGTATGCCTTGTGGTAAAAAAAGAAAACGTCATAAAATCGCGACGCACAAACGTAAAAAAAGACTGAGAAAAAATCGTCATAAGAAAAGAAAATAAGATAACGTTTTTCTTTTAAGACATTTGAAATAACAGGTAACGTTCTGTTGAGAATAGAAATTACCTGTTATTGCTTTTGTCGTTTATCGGTTTTAAATAATGAAGTGCGCATCCCTTTTTTGTTTGCTGCCATACTACTATTTTGCCTCTCATTATTCTGCTAGCCGGTTTTTTATAATACTATCAAGATGAGTACTCATGGTGGTTTCTCATGAATAAAGACCTTATTATTAATGCCACCCCTACAGGGGTGGATATCGCCCTACTTGAAAATAACAAACTCGTAGAGCTTCATAGCGAAAAAACGGATTCCCGTTTCGCCGTAGGTGACCTTTACCTGGGCAAAGTAAAAAAACTGATGCCGGGACTAAATGCGGCATTTATCGACCTGGGGTATGAAAAGGATGCCTTCCTGCATTACACCGATCTGAGCCCTTATGTGAAGTCGCTGCTGAAATTTACCCAGCAGGCGATGAACCAGAATGGCGAACAGGGAATGGATTTCTCCAAATTCGAGATCGAGCCCGAGATCATTAAAACGGGTAAGATCACCGAAGTATTGAGCGGAAAGCCGCATATCCTTGTGCAGATACTAAAAGAGCCGATAGCAGCAAAAGGCCCCCGCCTCAGTTGCGAACTTTCCCTGCCCGGGCGGTATATTGTTATTACCCCTTTCAATAATATTGTAGCTGTATCCAAGAAGATCCACTCTTCTGAAGAACGTAAACGGCTGCAGAAAATTGTGGAGGCGGTGAAACCAAAAAACTTTGGAGTGATTGTACGTACAGCTGCTGAGGGTAAGAATACTGCTGAACTGTACGAGGACCTTACCAACCTGGTAACTTCCTGGAAGACCATCGAACAGAACCTGAAAGGCGCTGTGGCGCCTGCCAAGATCCTGAGCGAGCAGAATAAGACCAACAGCATTTTAAGAGACCTGCTGAATGCGGACTTCAACCGTATTATCGTCAATTCAAAAAATATTTTTACCGAAACCAAA includes:
- a CDS encoding HU family DNA-binding protein, with product MRKADLVNKISDKTGIPKVDVLVTLETMFKEVKDTLASGENIYIRGFGSFITKKRAAKIGRNIKKNVAVHIPEHYIPAFKPAKEFTAEVKKLVEPKPDAGPGEDADD
- a CDS encoding Rne/Rng family ribonuclease, which encodes MNKDLIINATPTGVDIALLENNKLVELHSEKTDSRFAVGDLYLGKVKKLMPGLNAAFIDLGYEKDAFLHYTDLSPYVKSLLKFTQQAMNQNGEQGMDFSKFEIEPEIIKTGKITEVLSGKPHILVQILKEPIAAKGPRLSCELSLPGRYIVITPFNNIVAVSKKIHSSEERKRLQKIVEAVKPKNFGVIVRTAAEGKNTAELYEDLTNLVTSWKTIEQNLKGAVAPAKILSEQNKTNSILRDLLNADFNRIIVNSKNIFTETKQYIQKIAPEKSEIVSLYQSPGGIFDSFGITKQVKSSFGKTVNLNSGAYLIIEHTEALHVIDVNSGYKNVSNNQEQNALATNLEAAEEISRQLRLRDIGGIIVVDFIDMKLAENKRTLYEKMEEFMRADRARHSVLPISKFGLMQITRQRMRPEVNINTQEICPTCHGTGKIASSLILEDEIEKNLSYLITHKHSGLKLVVNPIIYAYLTKGFWFNSKLAKWNKKFGQKIKLEQNNAYQLIEYRFFNSDEEEIKM
- a CDS encoding tetratricopeptide repeat protein, translated to MKKPQIITIVVAAVAVVLLLAFGRTTPRPGAKQASGEAVQEQAAGDHDHANEAGSFSIDTILALSKKELPADQVLRLDLLEQSITRGDVKKQQLDVYHQLAHFWRDTAKAFIPYAWYTAESARLENSEKSLNFAAQIFLNQLPQVENEQTRHWMAEQAKDLFEKTLSVNPANDSAQVGLGATFLYGGLGTPMEGIGKIRAVVEKDSTNVYAQMTLATASLMSGQKQKAQERLETVLRLQPQNIQATLMLGDLYEKDGNKDQAVQWYSKALKLVQRADIKAELEKRIDALKK
- the mutY gene encoding A/G-specific adenine glycosylase; this translates as MIHSHFSQTLLFWNRTENKRIMPWKGIRDPYKIWLSEIILQQTRVDQGLKYYENFITRFPSVDDLARAEDQEVFKLWEGLGYYSRCKNLILTARKISFERNGRFPDTYEEILKLKGIGPYTAAAIASFAFRLPHAVIDGNVFRVLARIFGIREPIDTTAGKKQFTTLANQLLDKKNPGIYNQAIMDFGAVVCKPAAPECEQCPFNTVCVAYKKELVNLLPVKVKKTAVRTRYFYFFLPAHRNTFPVRERLNRDIWQHLYEFPLIEAAAEMTPEALLRAAVKNGWLEKGAAAAISPVFTQKLSHQLIKSVFVSCRLRAKGTGFNDYRWVKKDLLQTLPFPKTITRYLDNF